The Triticum dicoccoides isolate Atlit2015 ecotype Zavitan chromosome 6A, WEW_v2.0, whole genome shotgun sequence genome has a window encoding:
- the LOC119317447 gene encoding tobamovirus multiplication protein 3-like, which produces MAAAALLSAPAPVPLPAAFAGWWEHVNGSPAWQDGIFWALAALYGLIAASSFIQVARIQHRVPEYGWTTQKVFQFLNFLVNGARCSIFAFRRQVQLVNPQIFQHVILDLPGLAFFTTYAMLALFWAEISYQARGLDTDGLRSGFYTINGVVYAMQVLVWVLLWLNPNSSMLVLSKLFIAGLSFSAALGFLLYGGRLFLMLKRFPIESKGRQQKLSEVGRVAAICSCCFLARCVMMCFAAFNKDADLDVLDHPILNFIYYLLVEIVPSALVLYILRRIPSKLKLARYHPLSSG; this is translated from the exons ATGGCGGCTGCGGCGCTGTTATCGGCTCCGGCGCCGGTGCCCCTGCCGGCGGCCTTCGCGGGGTGGTGGGAGCACGTGAACGGCTCGCCGGCGTGGCAGGACGGGATCTTCTGGGCCCTCGCCGCACTCTACGGCCtcatcgccgcctcctccttc ATCCAAGTTGCCAGAATACAGCACAGAGTTCCTGAATATGGATGGACAACACAAAAGGTCTTCCAGTTCCTTAATTTCTTGGTTAATGGAG CAAGGTGTTCCATCTTTGCTTTCCGTCGTCAAGTGCAACTAGTGAACCCTCAG ATCTTTCAGCATGTTATTCTTGATCTGCCGGGGCTTGCATTCTTCACTACCTATGCAATGTTGGCACTTTTCTGGGCTGAAATATCTTATCAAGCACGTGGTCTAGACACTGATGGCCTCAGATCAGGTTTCTATACTATTAACGGTGTCGTTTATGCGATGCAG GTTTTGGTGTGGGTATTGTTGTGGTTGAATCCAAATTCATCTATGCTTGTGCTTTCAAAGTTATTCATTGCGGGACTTTCATTTTCCGCTGCTCTGGGTTTTCTGCTGTACGGAGGGAG GCTATTCCTCATGTTGAAGCGTTTCCCTATCGAGTCTAAAGGGAGGCAACAAAAGCTGAGCGAGGTTGGCAGAGTGGCCGCTATTTGTTCCTGTTGCTTCTTGGCAAGATGCGTAATG ATGTGTTTCGCTGCCTTCAATAAAGATGCTGATCTGGATGTTCTTGACCATCCAATTCTGAATTTCATATATTACCTC CTTGTCGAAATCGTTCCTTCGGCTCTTGTCCTGTACATTCTGCGGAGGATCCCTTCGAAGCTAAAGCTCGCACGTTACCATCCCCTCAGCAGCGGCTAG